ACTCCTCCGGGGCTCATGGCTCCGAGGACGAGTACATCTGAGCGAAAACCACCGACGCGCATCGGTTCGAATCCGGTGACGGCGACGACCTGGCGACCAACCAGGTCGTCGGGGGTGTAGTGATCGGTCAGCTTTGCGGAGGACTGCAAGACGCCGAGTTCACCGAACTCGATCCACATGCGGTACGAAGGATTGCGTGCCGTCGTGTTGGGCTCTGCCCGTACCACGGTTCCGATACGGACCTGGAGCGCCTCCCAGTCTCGGTAGGTGGCCATGGGCGAACAGCGTAGCGATGAGTCCGCCGAGTGGTGCGGTGCGTGGATCGCTCAGGCTCGTTTCAGGAACGTGTCTCGTGCTTCGTGTTCCGTCTCGCGACCT
This DNA window, taken from bacterium BMS3Abin02, encodes the following:
- the ygjH gene encoding tRNA-binding protein YgjH → MATYRDWEALQVRIGTVVRAEPNTTARNPSYRMWIEFGELGVLQSSAKLTDHYTPDDLVGRQVVAVTGFEPMRVGGFRSDVLVLGAMSPGGVVLLRPDRHVAEGTVVA